From Paenibacillus sp. GP183, one genomic window encodes:
- a CDS encoding alpha/beta-type small acid-soluble spore protein — MGSGQSRSNNILVVPQANQALQQLKYEVAQELGIQIPQDGYYGYMATRDTGAIGGHITRRLVQIAESQLSGMQGQGR, encoded by the coding sequence ATGGGTTCAGGACAATCAAGAAGCAATAACATTCTGGTAGTTCCACAGGCTAACCAAGCTTTACAACAATTAAAGTATGAGGTAGCTCAAGAGCTTGGCATCCAGATACCTCAAGATGGTTACTATGGTTATATGGCTACTCGTGATACCGGTGCCATCGGAGGACACATTACCCGTCGCTTGGTACAAATCGCAGAGTCTCAACTGTCAGGCATGCAAGGACAAGGCCGTTAG
- a CDS encoding DUF5325 family protein translates to MMSKPLAFLFAVVGILLLTSISFFISQGMPWMVLISSIAALLFIGYGFGVKAKMRKKQNRNN, encoded by the coding sequence ATGATGAGTAAACCACTGGCTTTTTTATTCGCTGTTGTGGGTATCCTTTTGCTGACCTCCATCAGTTTTTTTATCAGTCAAGGCATGCCTTGGATGGTCCTAATCTCTTCCATTGCCGCACTGCTTTTTATCGGGTACGGCTTCGGAGTTAAAGCGAAAATGCGCAAAAAGCAAAATCGCAACAATTGA